A window of Chloracidobacterium sp. N contains these coding sequences:
- a CDS encoding protein kinase domain-containing protein, with the protein MSDEEELGEDPLVGRVFIDRYHLTARIGEGGMCTVYRGTHVLTRKLWAVKILHAELAAQRRAVKRFQKEAQAASRIDHANVIHVTDFGTSEEGYVYLVMEYLEGSTLKRAIQTDGPFTLDRTVHIVRQIGEALDAAHAQNVIHRDLKPENIMLLPTDEAERERVKVLDFGIAKVQEDTTDSAPLTAQNMVMGTPQYMSPEQAKGLELDARSDIYSLGIITYEMLTGKTPFHGGPSKVILSKHANEIPPSPRRLRPDLSAHVERVIMRALEKSPLRRPQSGSEFARELELAVRLAATMTKREAERASVVAVPALPPNVPEVPELPPPPSRPGDTIMASQTVVAREVPRRSATWRTVIIVAVVIACVLLGSIIWWSLRS; encoded by the coding sequence GTGTCCGATGAAGAAGAGCTCGGCGAAGACCCGCTGGTGGGGCGGGTCTTCATAGACCGCTACCACCTCACGGCACGCATCGGCGAGGGGGGGATGTGTACGGTGTACCGCGGCACTCACGTCCTGACGCGCAAACTCTGGGCGGTCAAGATTCTCCACGCCGAACTGGCCGCCCAGCGCCGCGCCGTCAAGCGGTTTCAGAAAGAAGCCCAGGCGGCCAGCCGCATTGACCACGCCAACGTCATTCATGTGACCGACTTCGGGACGAGCGAAGAAGGCTACGTCTATCTGGTCATGGAGTATCTCGAAGGTTCGACCCTCAAGCGGGCCATCCAGACCGATGGGCCGTTTACGCTCGACCGGACGGTACACATCGTACGGCAGATTGGGGAAGCCCTGGATGCCGCCCACGCCCAGAACGTCATTCACCGCGACCTCAAACCGGAAAACATCATGCTGCTGCCCACGGACGAAGCCGAGCGGGAACGGGTCAAGGTGCTCGATTTTGGCATCGCCAAGGTGCAGGAAGACACCACGGACAGCGCCCCGCTCACGGCGCAGAACATGGTCATGGGCACGCCGCAGTACATGTCTCCCGAACAGGCCAAGGGACTCGAACTCGATGCGCGGTCAGACATCTACAGTCTGGGGATCATCACTTACGAGATGCTGACCGGCAAAACGCCCTTTCACGGCGGCCCCTCCAAGGTCATCCTGAGCAAACACGCCAACGAGATTCCCCCTTCGCCCCGGCGACTGCGCCCCGACCTGTCGGCGCACGTCGAGCGCGTCATCATGCGGGCGCTTGAGAAAAGTCCCCTGCGGCGGCCGCAGTCGGGCAGTGAATTTGCCCGTGAGTTGGAACTGGCGGTGCGCCTGGCAGCCACCATGACCAAACGGGAGGCGGAACGCGCTTCGGTCGTCGCAGTGCCGGCGCTCCCCCCGAACGTGCCGGAAGTGCCTGAACTGCCACCGCCTCCAAGCCGTCCGGGCGATACCATCATGGCGTCCCAAACCGTCGTGGCCCGTGAAGTCCCCCGGCGGAGCGCAACCTGGCGCACAGTCATCATTGTGGCCGTCGTCATAGCGTGTGTGCTCCTGGGCAGCATCATTTGGTGGTCCCTGCGAAGCTAG
- a CDS encoding ABC transporter substrate-binding protein produces MHATTRAATALSLALSLCLTLATGCGTASRKLMAGTDAKPAKCEPGKQGGTLRLALSFGPLTFNPFVDSTPDTLAVLRKLYGTLLDYDFEKQVVEDSGLATAVSLAGDGKTYRVTLRKCFFSDGSPLVPDDVVFSYEQALKAGSALSDLLKTGVGNERGDARFSIVDPQTVEIQFNDAISADAAKFVFARIPIVSKTNFPTVADDPTKIACSGPFVVKSFSPNKELRLAANPNYWKVDNAGTVLPYLNEVVYDLGVDRKTQSERFVEGKYDVIDYLLPEQAKAVEGQAKVRNAGGSLRVWTLVGNTRIDQTKVDRNRAKHFLNDDFREAISRLVDRKRLAASVLGGNADPCFGLITPGNTTWYDPNAPRYEPNVETAKAALQAASYSYRDGKLIDGIKAPVRFKFIVPKEPTAVAIGQSIVQDLTAAGLDIVLDEQPLEKWWKALTSGVFDMILVEIQPELPDPIFLQPFVTGSRPYFAEPVITNVQTDLRGYDWFKKIAKNFDLALRQKTIEERRKLYNDFQRSWNEVTPVLHLVSEHTIAGARSNVLNVRLAKFDPAATWNLEELYLK; encoded by the coding sequence ATGCATGCAACAACTCGAGCGGCGACAGCTCTTTCGCTGGCGCTTTCCCTCTGTCTGACGTTGGCGACGGGATGTGGAACGGCCTCCCGCAAACTCATGGCCGGCACAGATGCCAAGCCGGCCAAATGTGAGCCGGGCAAACAAGGCGGGACACTCCGGCTGGCGCTGTCCTTTGGACCTTTGACCTTCAACCCCTTCGTGGATTCCACCCCCGATACGCTGGCTGTCCTGCGTAAGCTCTACGGCACGCTGCTGGATTACGACTTTGAAAAACAGGTTGTCGAGGACAGCGGTCTGGCCACGGCGGTCTCCCTGGCCGGTGACGGGAAAACCTACCGGGTGACGCTCCGCAAGTGCTTTTTTTCGGATGGCTCTCCCCTGGTGCCGGATGATGTGGTCTTCTCGTACGAACAAGCTCTCAAGGCTGGCTCTGCCCTGAGCGACCTGCTCAAAACCGGTGTGGGCAACGAGCGTGGGGACGCCAGGTTCAGCATCGTTGACCCCCAAACCGTAGAGATTCAATTCAACGATGCCATTTCGGCTGATGCTGCGAAGTTTGTCTTTGCCCGGATTCCCATTGTCTCCAAAACCAACTTCCCGACGGTTGCGGATGACCCGACCAAAATCGCCTGCTCCGGGCCTTTTGTCGTCAAATCATTTTCACCCAACAAGGAGCTTCGGCTGGCAGCCAATCCGAACTACTGGAAAGTGGACAATGCCGGTACGGTGCTGCCCTACCTCAACGAAGTCGTCTATGACTTGGGGGTGGATCGCAAGACCCAGTCGGAGCGGTTCGTCGAAGGCAAGTACGATGTCATTGACTACCTGCTGCCAGAGCAGGCCAAGGCCGTGGAAGGGCAGGCCAAGGTGCGTAACGCCGGTGGCTCGCTGCGCGTGTGGACGCTGGTGGGCAACACCCGGATTGACCAGACCAAGGTGGACCGGAACCGCGCGAAACATTTTCTGAACGATGACTTCCGGGAAGCCATCTCACGGCTGGTTGACCGCAAACGCCTGGCCGCGTCCGTGCTGGGGGGCAACGCCGACCCCTGCTTTGGTCTCATCACCCCCGGCAATACCACCTGGTATGACCCGAATGCACCCCGCTATGAACCCAATGTGGAAACGGCCAAAGCGGCCCTGCAGGCCGCCAGCTACAGTTACCGGGACGGCAAACTCATTGACGGGATCAAGGCGCCAGTACGCTTCAAGTTCATTGTTCCCAAAGAGCCAACCGCTGTTGCCATCGGGCAGTCCATCGTACAGGACCTGACCGCGGCCGGACTGGACATCGTGCTGGACGAACAACCCCTGGAAAAGTGGTGGAAAGCGTTGACCTCCGGGGTTTTCGACATGATTCTGGTCGAAATTCAGCCGGAACTCCCGGACCCCATCTTCCTCCAACCCTTCGTGACGGGCAGCCGCCCCTACTTCGCCGAGCCGGTCATCACCAATGTGCAGACCGACCTGCGGGGTTACGACTGGTTCAAGAAAATAGCCAAAAACTTCGACCTGGCACTGCGCCAGAAAACCATTGAAGAGCGGCGCAAACTCTATAACGATTTTCAGCGAAGCTGGAATGAGGTCACGCCGGTTCTGCACCTTGTCTCGGAACACACCATTGCCGGGGCCCGCTCCAATGTGCTGAACGTCCGGCTGGCGAAATTTGACCCCGCCGCCACGTGGAATCTCGAAGAGCTTTACCTCAAGTAA
- the secA gene encoding preprotein translocase subunit SecA yields the protein MLLDKVLAKIFGSANERYLKRIRPLVSAINDREARLQELSDAELQAQTARFKERLEQGESLDDLLPDAFATVREASRRVTGMRHFDVQLIGGIALHHGRIAEMRTGEGKTLVATLPVYLNALTGRGVHVVTVNDYLAKRDADWMGKIYRFLGLSVGVIQNHLYDDERREAYACDITYGTNNEFGFDYLRDNMKYSVKSCVQRGHHFAIVDEVDSILIDEARTPLIIAGPSDESSEKYYLANDVIPKLNPATDYLVDEKTHTAALTESGIERVEKLLGVENLYDPANFELLHCVNQALKAHTLYHRDKEYMVRDGQVIIVDEHTGRPMDGRRWSDGLHQAVEAKEGVKIEAETQTLATITLQNYFRMYEKLAGMTGTAETEAAEFAKIYNLEVTVIPTHRPMIRQDYPDLIYRTAEEKWNAIVEEIKERHQTGQPILVGTASVANSELVSRKLSAIGIPHNVLNAKYHEREAEIVAQAGRKGTVTIATNMAGRGTDILLGGNPEFLTDAELRRQERNPAEVPPEERQALFEQMKAQTDREHAEVVALGGLHIIGSERHESRRIDNQLRGRAGRQGDPGSSRFYLSLEDDLMRIFGGERLKNIMLTLGMEEGVAIESRMVSRRVEAAQKSVEAHNFSIRKHLLEYDDVMNLQRETIYNLRRELMEGAEGGRQFIHLAEDLLADVIRRYLHGRPEEWDVDGLRVALLDLYAYDCEAENLDFDRLSRDEIRARVWQTILERHQAREAKIGAENLRQLERHVMLNIVDAHWKKHLATLDHLKEGVGLRGYGQKDPLIEYKKESSRLFEEMIDRMDEECVRILFNMRVEVAETSALDFEDELSARDETTSDEFEVAGEVSAPPALPRASTQRTPTASLPTPRPATGQVYTAANAGAARAGEGGTVVRRTPKIGRNEPCPCGSGKKYKNCHGA from the coding sequence ATGCTTCTCGACAAGGTTCTTGCCAAAATTTTCGGTAGCGCCAACGAACGCTACCTCAAGCGGATTCGTCCCCTCGTGTCGGCCATCAACGACCGGGAAGCCAGGCTGCAGGAGCTCTCCGACGCCGAACTGCAGGCCCAGACGGCGCGGTTCAAGGAACGGCTGGAGCAGGGCGAGTCCCTCGATGATCTGCTGCCGGATGCCTTTGCCACGGTTCGCGAAGCCTCACGGCGTGTGACCGGGATGCGCCACTTTGATGTCCAGCTCATCGGCGGCATCGCCCTCCACCACGGACGCATTGCCGAAATGCGCACCGGCGAAGGCAAAACCCTCGTCGCCACCCTGCCGGTGTATCTCAACGCCCTGACGGGACGCGGCGTGCACGTCGTCACCGTCAATGACTACCTGGCCAAGCGCGACGCCGACTGGATGGGCAAGATTTACCGGTTTCTGGGTCTTTCCGTGGGCGTCATCCAGAATCACCTCTACGACGATGAACGCCGCGAAGCCTACGCCTGTGACATCACCTATGGCACCAACAACGAGTTCGGCTTTGATTACCTGCGCGACAACATGAAGTATTCGGTCAAATCCTGCGTCCAGCGTGGCCACCATTTTGCCATCGTGGACGAAGTGGATTCGATCCTCATTGACGAAGCCCGCACGCCGCTCATCATCGCCGGCCCCTCGGACGAATCGAGTGAAAAGTATTACCTCGCCAACGATGTCATTCCCAAGCTCAACCCGGCCACCGACTATCTGGTGGACGAAAAAACACACACGGCGGCGCTGACCGAAAGCGGCATCGAACGGGTTGAAAAGCTGCTTGGGGTTGAAAACCTCTACGACCCGGCCAACTTTGAGCTGCTGCACTGCGTCAATCAGGCGCTCAAGGCCCATACCCTCTACCACCGCGACAAGGAATACATGGTGCGGGATGGGCAGGTCATCATCGTGGATGAGCACACCGGGCGTCCGATGGACGGACGGCGCTGGTCAGATGGCTTGCACCAAGCGGTGGAGGCCAAGGAAGGCGTCAAAATCGAGGCCGAAACCCAGACGCTGGCGACCATCACGCTCCAGAATTACTTCCGCATGTACGAAAAGCTGGCCGGGATGACCGGAACGGCCGAAACCGAAGCGGCGGAATTTGCCAAGATTTACAACCTGGAAGTCACCGTGATCCCGACGCACCGGCCGATGATCCGGCAGGATTATCCCGACCTCATCTACCGGACGGCCGAAGAGAAATGGAACGCCATTGTTGAAGAAATCAAGGAACGGCACCAGACCGGTCAGCCGATCCTGGTCGGGACGGCTTCGGTTGCCAACTCGGAACTCGTTTCGCGGAAGCTTTCCGCTATTGGCATTCCTCACAACGTGCTGAATGCCAAGTACCACGAACGGGAAGCGGAAATCGTTGCCCAGGCGGGGCGCAAGGGAACAGTCACCATTGCCACCAACATGGCTGGCCGCGGTACGGACATTCTGCTTGGCGGCAATCCCGAATTTCTGACCGACGCCGAACTGCGCCGGCAGGAACGCAATCCGGCAGAAGTCCCCCCGGAAGAGCGCCAGGCCCTGTTTGAGCAGATGAAAGCCCAGACGGACCGGGAGCATGCTGAAGTCGTGGCGCTCGGCGGGCTGCACATCATCGGGAGTGAACGGCACGAATCGCGCCGCATTGACAACCAGTTGCGCGGACGCGCCGGCCGGCAGGGCGACCCCGGCTCCTCGCGGTTCTACCTGTCACTCGAAGACGACCTGATGCGCATCTTCGGCGGCGAGCGGCTCAAGAACATCATGCTGACGCTGGGCATGGAAGAAGGCGTCGCCATCGAAAGCCGCATGGTGTCGCGGCGGGTGGAAGCCGCCCAGAAGTCGGTCGAAGCCCATAACTTTTCCATCCGCAAGCATCTGCTCGAATACGACGATGTGATGAACCTCCAGCGCGAAACCATTTACAACCTGCGGCGCGAGTTGATGGAAGGCGCGGAAGGCGGGCGGCAATTCATTCACCTGGCCGAGGACCTGCTCGCGGATGTCATCCGGCGCTACCTTCATGGACGCCCGGAAGAATGGGACGTGGACGGCCTGCGCGTGGCCCTGCTCGATCTCTACGCCTATGACTGCGAGGCCGAAAACCTCGACTTTGACCGTCTGAGCCGGGATGAAATCCGCGCCAGGGTATGGCAGACCATCCTTGAGCGCCACCAGGCGCGTGAAGCCAAAATTGGAGCTGAAAATCTGCGCCAGCTTGAACGCCACGTGATGCTCAACATCGTTGACGCCCACTGGAAAAAGCATCTGGCGACGCTGGACCACCTCAAGGAAGGCGTCGGACTGCGCGGGTATGGGCAGAAAGACCCCCTGATTGAATACAAGAAAGAATCCAGCCGGCTCTTTGAAGAGATGATTGACCGGATGGACGAAGAATGCGTCCGTATCCTGTTCAACATGCGCGTCGAAGTCGCTGAAACCTCGGCGCTCGACTTCGAGGACGAGCTGTCCGCACGGGACGAAACCACCAGCGACGAGTTTGAAGTTGCCGGGGAAGTGTCCGCGCCGCCGGCCCTGCCGCGCGCGTCCACGCAACGCACCCCAACGGCTTCCCTGCCGACCCCCCGCCCGGCCACCGGGCAGGTGTACACGGCGGCCAACGCCGGCGCCGCCCGGGCCGGTGAAGGCGGAACGGTCGTCCGCCGCACACCCAAGATCGGACGCAACGAACCCTGCCCCTGCGGCTCCGGCAAGAAGTACAAAAACTGCCACGGCGCATAA